A region from the Pseudomonas cucumis genome encodes:
- a CDS encoding transglutaminase family protein, whose amino-acid sequence MRLSISHETTYHYEDQVRASIQYLRLTPHDSERQHVLSWQLDLPRPVRAQLDPFGNILHVLTMDEPHEAIIIGARGQVDIDELREAEHESQSALPFLRFTRLTEADEALRAFAEKACKQRRDRTALIDLMHGLNQHMTYTPGSTEVDTSAAQAFAGRSGVCQDHTHAFLACARSLGIPSRYVSGYLYSENSEHLASHAWAEAWLDDAWYSFDVTNELARPERHLKLAVGLDYLDACPVRGMRRGGGCEQMHAKVFVSPTPAPVISVQQQ is encoded by the coding sequence ATGAGACTTTCCATTAGCCACGAGACCACCTATCACTACGAAGATCAGGTGCGGGCGAGCATCCAGTACCTGCGACTGACACCCCACGACAGCGAGCGCCAGCATGTGCTCAGCTGGCAGCTCGACTTGCCGCGCCCGGTGCGCGCGCAACTCGATCCGTTCGGCAACATCCTGCACGTACTGACCATGGACGAGCCTCACGAGGCCATCATCATCGGCGCCCGGGGCCAGGTGGACATCGACGAATTGCGTGAGGCGGAACATGAAAGCCAGTCGGCGCTGCCGTTCCTGCGCTTCACGCGCCTGACCGAAGCCGACGAAGCCTTGCGCGCATTCGCCGAGAAGGCCTGCAAACAACGCCGGGATCGTACGGCGCTGATCGATTTGATGCATGGCCTGAACCAGCACATGACCTACACGCCGGGTTCCACCGAAGTGGACACCAGCGCCGCCCAGGCATTCGCCGGGCGTTCCGGGGTCTGCCAGGACCACACCCATGCGTTTCTCGCCTGCGCTCGCAGCCTGGGCATTCCATCGCGTTATGTGTCGGGGTATTTGTACAGCGAGAACAGCGAACACCTGGCCAGTCACGCCTGGGCTGAAGCCTGGCTGGATGACGCCTGGTACAGCTTTGACGTGACCAACGAACTGGCCCGCCCGGAGCGTCACCTGAAACTGGCTGTGGGCCTGGATTACCTCGACGCCTGCCCGGTGCGCGGCATGCGCCGTGGTGGCGGGTGCGAGCAGATGCATGCGAAGGTGTTTGTCTCACCGACGCCGGCGCCGGTGATCTCAGTGCAGCAGCAGTAA
- a CDS encoding DUF3509 domain-containing protein: MSLIQEKFSSLFSNFEVTTQPRPDGGILLTLRSTDGKVFKRSISYQQLHAGDQLSWVISAIRRDVAEQASELPQISMLQSQQRFALPTYHSV; encoded by the coding sequence ATGAGCCTGATCCAGGAAAAATTTTCGTCGCTGTTCTCCAACTTCGAAGTGACCACCCAGCCACGGCCTGACGGCGGCATTCTGCTGACCCTGCGCAGTACGGACGGCAAAGTCTTCAAGCGTTCGATTTCCTACCAGCAATTGCATGCCGGCGACCAGCTGTCGTGGGTGATCAGCGCGATTCGTCGTGACGTCGCCGAACAGGCCAGCGAACTGCCGCAGATCTCCATGCTGCAAAGCCAGCAACGGTTCGCCTTGCCGACCTATCACTCGGTTTAA
- a CDS encoding c-type cytochrome, with protein sequence MDGDHLKALTLFGALLLSMPLSAAQLSLELGASSRTWQTEQLLKHPQAQTITITNDVSYKRDMSYRAVPMAALLTGTKPGDHLQAVALDGFAAELAAAPLLNIQGARAWLAIEEPAQPWPPLSEGKHSAGPFYLVWTNPQASNISPEQWPFQVASIKRMAPVAERFPALLPDPALKADDPVNKGFALFQKNCLACHRLNGAGDSQFGPDLNIPFNPTEYFGADFLKRYIRDPQSLRQWPQAKMPAFATTVLPEGDLELLVGYLKHMSGRKVKP encoded by the coding sequence ATGGACGGCGATCACTTGAAAGCGCTCACTCTATTTGGGGCCTTGCTGCTCAGCATGCCTCTGTCTGCCGCACAGCTGAGTCTGGAGCTAGGCGCGAGTTCTCGCACCTGGCAGACCGAGCAATTGCTCAAGCATCCTCAGGCTCAGACCATCACGATCACCAACGACGTTTCCTACAAACGGGACATGAGCTATCGCGCCGTGCCGATGGCGGCGTTGTTGACGGGCACCAAGCCTGGCGATCACCTGCAAGCCGTGGCCCTGGACGGTTTTGCTGCCGAACTGGCCGCCGCACCGTTGCTCAATATCCAAGGCGCGCGGGCCTGGTTGGCGATTGAAGAACCGGCCCAGCCGTGGCCGCCGTTGTCAGAGGGCAAACACAGTGCGGGGCCGTTTTATCTGGTCTGGACCAATCCGCAGGCGAGCAACATCAGCCCCGAGCAATGGCCGTTCCAAGTAGCGAGCATCAAGCGCATGGCCCCGGTGGCCGAGCGCTTCCCTGCCCTGCTGCCCGATCCTGCGCTGAAGGCGGACGATCCGGTGAACAAGGGCTTTGCGCTGTTTCAGAAGAACTGCCTGGCCTGTCATCGATTGAATGGCGCGGGAGATTCGCAGTTCGGGCCGGACTTGAATATTCCGTTCAACCCGACCGAGTACTTCGGCGCGGATTTCCTCAAGCGCTACATTCGTGATCCGCAGAGCTTGCGTCAGTGGCCACAGGCGAAGATGCCCGCGTTCGCGACGACGGTATTGCCGGAGGGGGATCTGGAGTTGTTGGTGGGGTATTTGAAGCATATGTCTGGGCGCAAGGTTAAGCCGTAA
- a CDS encoding ankyrin repeat domain-containing protein, with protein MSDKSRQMTPEEAAEFAEQVFNKAREGDAAMMAALLTKGLPPNLRNHKGDTLLMLAAYHGHVETVKVLLEHKADPEIRNDNGQSPIAGAAFKGDLAVVKALVEGGAQVEGSSFDGRTALMMAAMFNRVEIVDYLISKGADPKAKDANGVSALDAAKTMGAVDTTAQLQKLLA; from the coding sequence ATGTCAGACAAAAGCCGCCAGATGACGCCCGAAGAGGCTGCTGAATTTGCCGAACAGGTGTTCAACAAAGCGCGCGAGGGCGATGCGGCCATGATGGCTGCGCTGCTGACCAAGGGCTTGCCGCCGAACCTGCGCAATCACAAGGGCGACACCTTGCTGATGCTCGCCGCGTACCACGGTCATGTCGAGACGGTAAAAGTCCTGCTCGAGCACAAGGCCGATCCTGAAATCCGCAACGACAACGGCCAGAGCCCGATTGCCGGCGCGGCATTCAAAGGTGATCTGGCTGTGGTCAAGGCGTTGGTGGAAGGTGGAGCTCAAGTGGAAGGTTCGTCCTTCGACGGTCGCACTGCGCTGATGATGGCCGCGATGTTCAACCGCGTCGAAATCGTCGACTACCTGATCAGCAAAGGCGCCGATCCGAAAGCCAAGGATGCCAACGGTGTATCCGCGCTGGACGCAGCCAAAACCATGGGCGCGGTGGACACCACCGCACAATTGCAGAAACTCCTGGCCTGA
- a CDS encoding 1,2-dihydroxy-3-keto-5-methylthiopentene dioxygenase has product MSSLSVYHVSSPEIPNKVLTHLEDIASTLAEQGVRFDRWQATAKIQPGASQEEVIAAYQTQIDKLMTERGYITVDVISLSSDHPQKAELRAKFLDEHRHGEDEVRFFVAGRGLFTLHIGDYVYAVLCEKNDLLSVPAGTPHWFDMGENPHFVAIRLFNNPEGWVANFTGDDIASRFPRLED; this is encoded by the coding sequence ATGAGCAGCCTGTCCGTTTATCACGTCTCCAGCCCCGAAATACCGAACAAAGTCCTGACCCACCTCGAAGACATCGCCTCGACCCTGGCCGAACAGGGCGTGCGCTTTGACCGTTGGCAAGCCACGGCGAAAATCCAGCCCGGTGCCAGCCAGGAAGAAGTGATCGCCGCGTATCAGACGCAAATCGACAAGCTGATGACCGAGCGCGGTTACATCACCGTCGACGTGATCAGCCTGAGCAGCGATCACCCGCAAAAAGCCGAACTGCGCGCCAAGTTCCTCGATGAACATCGCCATGGCGAAGACGAAGTACGATTTTTCGTCGCCGGCCGTGGCTTGTTCACCCTGCACATCGGCGATTACGTCTACGCCGTGCTCTGCGAAAAAAACGACCTGCTCTCGGTGCCTGCCGGTACGCCGCATTGGTTCGACATGGGCGAAAACCCGCATTTCGTCGCGATCCGCCTGTTCAACAACCCCGAAGGCTGGGTGGCCAATTTCACCGGCGATGACATCGCCAGCCGCTTCCCGCGTCTCGAGGACTGA
- a CDS encoding circularly permuted type 2 ATP-grasp protein encodes MIRTYFDEMYDAGGQVRPHYREFARWLAETPDELLAQRRREADLLFHRAGITFTLYGDEQGTERLIPFDTIPRSIPASEWRVVERGCIQRVKALNMFLADLYHEQRIIKAGIIPAEQVLANEQYQLAMQGLDLHRDIYSHISGVDLVRDGDGTYYVLEDNLRTPSGVSYMLEDRKMMMRLFPELFAAQRIAPIDHYPNLLLDTLKSSSPIDNPSVVVLTPGRFNSAFFEHAFLAREMGVELVEGADLFVRDDKVFMRTTDGPKAVDVIYRRLDDAFLDPLAFNPDSMLGVPGLLSSYRSGNVVLANAIGTGVADDKSVYPFVTDMIRFYLDEEPILKNVPTWQCRNPSELSHVLANLPELVVKETQGSGGYGMLVGPAATAAEIESFRERIKAKPHAYIAQPTLSLSTCPTFVENGIAPRHIDLRPFVLSGRETRVVPGGLTRVALREGSLVVNSSQGGGTKDTWVVED; translated from the coding sequence ATGATCCGCACCTATTTTGATGAGATGTACGATGCCGGCGGCCAGGTCCGCCCGCATTATCGGGAGTTTGCCCGTTGGCTGGCCGAAACGCCTGACGAGCTTTTGGCACAACGGCGACGCGAGGCCGATCTGTTATTTCATCGTGCCGGGATTACATTCACGCTCTATGGTGATGAGCAGGGGACAGAGCGCCTGATTCCCTTCGACACCATTCCCCGCAGTATCCCCGCCAGTGAATGGCGGGTCGTCGAGCGCGGCTGCATTCAGCGGGTCAAGGCATTGAACATGTTCCTTGCCGACCTCTATCACGAGCAGCGCATCATCAAGGCCGGCATCATCCCGGCCGAGCAAGTGCTGGCCAACGAGCAATACCAGTTGGCGATGCAGGGGCTGGATCTGCACCGCGATATCTATTCGCACATTTCCGGCGTCGACCTGGTGCGCGATGGCGACGGCACGTACTACGTGCTCGAAGACAATCTACGTACACCCAGCGGCGTGAGCTACATGCTCGAAGACCGCAAGATGATGATGCGCCTGTTCCCCGAGTTGTTCGCGGCCCAGCGCATCGCACCGATCGACCACTATCCGAACCTGTTGCTCGATACCCTGAAAAGCTCCAGCCCGATCGACAACCCGAGCGTGGTGGTGCTGACGCCGGGGCGTTTCAACAGCGCGTTTTTCGAGCATGCGTTTCTGGCCCGGGAAATGGGCGTTGAACTGGTGGAGGGCGCGGACCTGTTCGTACGCGATGACAAGGTGTTCATGCGCACCACGGACGGGCCGAAAGCGGTCGACGTGATCTACCGCCGCCTCGACGATGCTTTCCTCGATCCTCTGGCGTTCAACCCGGATTCGATGCTCGGCGTTCCAGGACTGCTGTCGTCCTACCGCTCCGGCAACGTGGTGCTGGCGAATGCCATCGGCACCGGGGTCGCGGACGACAAGTCGGTGTACCCCTTCGTCACGGACATGATTCGTTTCTACCTGGATGAAGAGCCGATCCTGAAGAACGTGCCGACGTGGCAGTGTCGCAATCCCTCGGAACTGTCCCACGTGCTGGCCAATCTTCCAGAGCTGGTGGTCAAGGAAACCCAAGGTTCCGGCGGTTACGGAATGCTGGTGGGGCCGGCGGCGACGGCGGCGGAAATCGAATCTTTCCGTGAGCGGATCAAAGCCAAGCCCCACGCGTATATCGCCCAACCGACGTTGTCTTTATCGACCTGTCCGACCTTTGTCGAAAACGGCATCGCTCCACGCCACATCGACCTGCGTCCGTTTGTATTGTCTGGCCGCGAAACCCGGGTTGTGCCCGGCGGTTTGACCCGTGTCGCCTTGCGCGAAGGCTCCCTGGTGGTGAATTCCTCCCAGGGCGGCGGAACCAAGGACACCTGGGTGGTCGAGGATTGA
- a CDS encoding PLDc N-terminal domain-containing protein: protein MGSTFNSLVGLIILALDIWAIINVLKSGAETGMKIIWVLLILLLPVLGLIIWAIAGPRGNVRI from the coding sequence ATGGGTTCCACGTTCAACAGCCTGGTTGGCCTGATTATTCTTGCCCTGGATATCTGGGCCATCATCAACGTGCTTAAAAGTGGCGCCGAGACCGGGATGAAAATCATCTGGGTGCTATTAATCCTCCTGCTGCCGGTCCTGGGCCTGATCATCTGGGCCATCGCCGGGCCGCGAGGCAATGTGCGGATCTGA
- a CDS encoding ribonuclease E inhibitor RraB: MSTAYQEDISSSVLRRMKEGGFDFSRFHPIEFYAIFPDEERARRAAGHFCGESLNAQISVRDDGAWHLELSKVMYATYDGIGDFEQDFEAVVEPLGGIIEGWGVKQEVRGLLA; encoded by the coding sequence ATGAGCACAGCCTATCAAGAAGACATCAGCAGCAGTGTGCTGCGCCGCATGAAAGAAGGCGGTTTCGACTTTTCACGATTCCATCCCATCGAGTTCTACGCCATTTTTCCGGACGAGGAGCGGGCACGCAGGGCGGCAGGTCATTTCTGTGGTGAATCCTTGAATGCCCAGATCAGCGTGCGCGACGACGGCGCGTGGCATCTGGAACTGAGCAAAGTGATGTACGCCACCTATGACGGGATCGGCGACTTTGAGCAGGACTTCGAGGCGGTGGTCGAGCCTCTGGGCGGTATCATCGAAGGATGGGGCGTCAAGCAGGAGGTACGAGGGCTACTCGCATAA
- the mtnC gene encoding acireductone synthase, with the protein MPIKAILTDIEGTTSAVSFVFDVLFPYAAKHLPDFIRENAGRADVAEQLAAVRHDCGEPQADVERVIEILLAWIGEDRKAPPLKALQGMVWEQGYQAGQLKGHVYPDAVEALKRWHQEGYQLFVYSSGSIQAQKLIFGCSDAGDLSPLFSGYFDTTSGPKREAQSYERITQAIGVEASQILFLSDVVQELDAARAAGMATCGLAREGGELAGHVTVDSFARINPSAL; encoded by the coding sequence ATGCCGATCAAAGCGATTCTCACCGATATCGAAGGCACCACCAGTGCGGTGAGTTTTGTGTTTGACGTGTTGTTTCCCTACGCGGCCAAACATCTGCCGGATTTCATTCGCGAAAACGCCGGTCGCGCGGATGTCGCCGAGCAGCTCGCCGCTGTTCGGCATGACTGCGGTGAGCCGCAAGCCGACGTCGAACGGGTCATCGAAATCCTCTTGGCCTGGATCGGCGAAGACCGCAAGGCCCCGCCGCTCAAAGCGTTGCAAGGCATGGTCTGGGAGCAGGGTTATCAGGCCGGGCAGTTGAAAGGCCACGTGTACCCGGACGCCGTTGAAGCGCTCAAGCGCTGGCATCAGGAAGGCTATCAACTGTTTGTGTACTCTTCGGGCTCGATTCAGGCGCAAAAACTGATCTTCGGCTGCTCGGACGCGGGGGATTTGTCGCCACTGTTCAGCGGCTATTTCGACACTACCTCAGGGCCCAAGCGCGAAGCGCAGTCCTACGAGCGCATCACCCAGGCGATTGGCGTCGAGGCTTCGCAGATTCTGTTTCTGTCCGACGTCGTTCAAGAGCTGGATGCCGCGCGTGCGGCCGGGATGGCAACCTGTGGCCTGGCCCGTGAGGGCGGGGAACTGGCAGGGCATGTGACCGTCGACAGCTTTGCGCGGATCAATCCTTCAGCCCTGTAA
- a CDS encoding long-chain-acyl-CoA synthetase: protein MSRTLNDTITWGMMLRKLPSIAKAIPRVVKGMKAANVKDPTQPCGLGWSFEQATLRNPDGPALLLGEVRLTYAQVNQWANRIAHHLIAQGIGKGDVVAIFIENRPELLVTILAMAKVGAISALLNTSQTRDTLAHSLNLVAPVAIVVGEELVPAFNAVRERVDIEAARTWFVADQDTYRHPGNSPDGFINLMTASCDACSDNPVSSQQVFLDDPCFYIYTSGTTGLPKAGVFKHGRWMRSSASFGLIALDMQPQDIVYCTLPLYHATGLCVCWGAAISGASGFAIRRKFSASQFWSDVRKYRATTLGYVGELCRYLVDQPRSVDDSRHSVTKMIGNGLRPGAWSEFKTRFAVDHICELYAASDGNIGFTNILNFDNTIGFSLMSWELVAYDHDSGAPTRDAKGFMRKVAKGEQGLLLARIDDKAPLDGYTDPQKTAKVVLHDVFKKGDRYFNTGDLLRNIGFGHAQFVDRLGDTYRWKGENVSTTEVENILLQHPHIAEAVAYGVEIHNTNGRAGMAAITPAESLATLDFSELLAFARQQMPAYAVPLFLRVKVKMETTGTFKYQKTRLKDEAFDPNKTGDDPIYAWLPDTQTYVQVTEQVLADIQGGKYRY, encoded by the coding sequence ATGAGCCGCACGCTGAACGACACGATTACCTGGGGCATGATGCTCCGCAAGCTGCCTTCCATTGCCAAAGCCATTCCCCGGGTGGTGAAGGGCATGAAAGCCGCCAACGTCAAGGACCCGACCCAACCGTGTGGTCTCGGCTGGAGCTTCGAGCAGGCGACATTGCGCAATCCCGATGGCCCGGCCTTGCTGCTGGGTGAGGTGAGACTCACTTATGCACAGGTCAATCAGTGGGCCAATCGTATCGCCCATCATCTGATTGCCCAAGGCATCGGCAAGGGCGATGTGGTGGCGATCTTTATCGAAAACCGTCCGGAGTTGCTGGTGACGATATTGGCGATGGCCAAGGTCGGTGCGATCAGCGCCTTGCTCAATACCTCCCAGACCCGCGATACCCTGGCCCATAGCCTGAACCTGGTGGCGCCCGTGGCGATCGTGGTCGGAGAAGAGCTGGTGCCGGCCTTCAATGCGGTCCGCGAGCGGGTGGACATCGAAGCTGCGCGCACCTGGTTTGTCGCCGATCAAGACACTTATCGCCATCCGGGCAATTCGCCCGATGGCTTCATCAACCTGATGACGGCCAGCTGCGACGCGTGCAGCGATAACCCTGTCAGCAGCCAGCAGGTTTTTCTCGACGATCCTTGTTTCTACATTTACACCTCGGGCACCACCGGGTTACCCAAGGCCGGAGTGTTCAAGCACGGCCGCTGGATGCGCAGCTCTGCCAGTTTCGGGCTGATTGCCCTGGATATGCAGCCGCAGGACATCGTCTATTGCACCTTGCCGCTGTACCACGCCACCGGGCTCTGCGTGTGCTGGGGCGCGGCAATCAGCGGGGCGTCGGGGTTTGCCATCCGCCGCAAGTTCAGCGCCAGCCAATTCTGGAGCGACGTGCGCAAATACCGGGCGACCACCCTCGGTTATGTCGGCGAATTGTGCCGCTACCTGGTGGATCAACCGCGCAGCGTCGACGACAGTCGGCACAGCGTGACGAAGATGATCGGCAATGGGCTGCGCCCCGGCGCGTGGAGTGAGTTCAAGACGCGTTTTGCCGTTGACCATATCTGCGAGCTGTACGCCGCCAGCGACGGCAATATCGGCTTCACCAACATCCTCAATTTCGACAACACCATCGGTTTTTCCCTGATGTCCTGGGAACTGGTGGCTTACGACCACGACAGCGGCGCACCCACCCGTGATGCCAAGGGCTTCATGCGCAAAGTGGCCAAGGGCGAGCAGGGGTTGCTGCTGGCCAGGATCGACGATAAGGCGCCGCTGGACGGCTACACCGATCCACAGAAGACCGCAAAAGTCGTGCTCCATGACGTGTTCAAGAAGGGCGACCGTTATTTCAATACCGGTGACCTGCTGCGCAACATCGGTTTTGGCCACGCGCAGTTTGTCGATCGCTTGGGCGACACCTACCGCTGGAAGGGTGAAAACGTCTCGACCACCGAGGTCGAAAACATTCTCTTGCAACACCCACACATCGCCGAAGCCGTGGCCTATGGCGTGGAAATCCACAACACCAACGGGCGTGCCGGGATGGCGGCAATCACGCCGGCTGAATCCCTGGCGACCCTGGATTTCAGCGAGTTGCTGGCTTTCGCCAGGCAGCAAATGCCTGCCTATGCGGTGCCACTTTTCCTGCGGGTGAAAGTGAAAATGGAGACCACCGGAACCTTCAAATACCAGAAGACCCGGCTCAAGGACGAAGCCTTCGACCCGAACAAAACCGGCGACGACCCGATCTACGCCTGGTTGCCGGATACCCAGACTTACGTGCAAGTCACCGAGCAGGTGCTGGCGGATATCCAGGGCGGCAAGTACCGTTATTGA
- a CDS encoding alpha-E domain-containing protein, giving the protein MLSRTASDLYWMSRYLERAENLARMLDISYSLSLMPQDGRGDGLHELAMPLLITGTLDDYLERHGDLHAERLLHFFALDAANPASIYSCLGAARASAHAVRGRITADMWENINSTWLEIRGIAEQGLSRYGMSRFCEWIKERSHLFRGASYGTIMRNDAFRFIRLGTFIERADNTLRLLDARYEMAGDQAEAVSDGTAHAYYQWSALLRALSSFEAYTEIYRDAPGARHVAELLLLRADVPRSLRACTEEIDQILAQLPGANGRPAQRLAAEMDARLRYTGITEILDEGLHAWLTEFIPLVRQLGNAIHSSYLEAA; this is encoded by the coding sequence ATGTTAAGTAGAACTGCCTCGGATCTGTATTGGATGTCGCGTTACCTGGAGCGGGCCGAAAACCTCGCACGGATGCTCGACATCAGTTATTCGCTGTCACTGATGCCTCAGGACGGTCGTGGCGATGGCTTGCACGAACTCGCCATGCCGCTGCTGATCACCGGCACTCTGGATGATTACCTGGAGCGTCACGGCGATCTGCATGCCGAACGGCTGCTGCACTTTTTCGCTTTGGATGCGGCCAACCCGGCGAGCATCTACAGCTGCCTCGGTGCCGCGCGCGCCAGCGCCCATGCGGTGCGTGGGCGAATCACCGCCGACATGTGGGAAAACATCAATTCTACCTGGCTGGAAATTCGCGGAATCGCCGAGCAGGGCTTGAGTCGCTACGGCATGAGCCGTTTCTGTGAGTGGATCAAGGAACGTTCCCACCTGTTCCGGGGTGCGTCCTACGGCACGATCATGCGTAACGACGCGTTCCGCTTCATTCGTCTGGGCACCTTTATCGAAAGGGCTGACAACACCTTGCGCCTGCTCGACGCCCGTTACGAAATGGCCGGCGATCAGGCCGAAGCGGTCAGCGACGGCACGGCCCACGCCTATTACCAGTGGAGCGCGTTGCTGCGGGCCTTGTCATCGTTCGAGGCTTATACCGAGATCTATCGCGACGCCCCAGGCGCCCGGCATGTGGCCGAGTTGTTGCTGCTGCGCGCCGACGTGCCGCGCTCCCTGCGTGCCTGCACCGAAGAAATCGACCAGATCCTCGCCCAATTGCCAGGGGCCAACGGCCGTCCCGCACAACGGCTGGCCGCGGAAATGGACGCACGCTTGCGCTACACCGGCATCACCGAAATCCTCGACGAAGGCCTGCACGCCTGGCTGACCGAGTTCATCCCGCTGGTGCGCCAGTTGGGCAACGCCATACACAGTTCCTACCTGGAGGCTGCATGA
- a CDS encoding acetyl-CoA C-acetyltransferase: MTQALIFDALRTPRGKGKANGALHSVKPVNLVAGLLTALQQRTSLDTSQVDDVVLGCVTPIGDQGSDIAKTATQVADWDVSVAGMQLNRFCASGLEAVNLGAMKVRSGFEDLVVVGGVESMSRVPMGSDGGAWALDPETNLHNHFTPQGVGADLIATIEGFSRQDVDAFALHSQQKAARARANGSFNKSLVPVRDQNGIILLDHDEFIRAESTMEGLGKLKPSFEMIGQMGFDATALRVYSQVERINHVHTPGNSSGIVDGAALMLIGSEAKGRALGLQPRARIVATAVTSTDPTIMLTGPAPATRKALAKAGLRVEDIDLFEVNEAFASVVLKFIKDMAIDPDKVNVNGGSIAMGHPLGATGCAILGTLLDELETRRLRYGLATLCVGGGMGIATIIERL, translated from the coding sequence ATGACCCAAGCTTTGATATTCGACGCGTTACGCACGCCCCGTGGCAAAGGCAAGGCCAATGGCGCCTTGCACAGCGTCAAGCCAGTGAACCTGGTGGCCGGGCTGCTGACGGCGCTGCAGCAGCGCACGTCCCTGGACACCAGTCAGGTCGATGATGTCGTGCTCGGCTGCGTGACGCCCATCGGCGACCAGGGTTCCGACATCGCCAAGACCGCCACGCAGGTGGCCGATTGGGACGTCAGCGTGGCCGGCATGCAGCTCAATCGCTTCTGCGCGTCGGGGCTGGAGGCGGTGAACCTCGGTGCGATGAAAGTGCGTTCCGGTTTCGAAGACCTGGTGGTGGTCGGTGGCGTCGAGTCAATGTCCCGCGTGCCCATGGGCAGTGACGGTGGCGCTTGGGCGCTGGACCCGGAAACCAATTTGCACAACCACTTCACGCCCCAGGGTGTGGGGGCCGACCTGATCGCCACGATTGAAGGCTTCAGCCGTCAGGACGTCGATGCCTTCGCCTTGCACTCCCAGCAGAAGGCGGCGCGGGCGCGGGCGAACGGTTCGTTCAACAAGTCGCTGGTGCCGGTGCGGGACCAGAACGGCATCATCCTGCTCGATCACGATGAGTTCATTCGCGCCGAATCGACAATGGAAGGCCTGGGCAAACTCAAACCGAGTTTCGAAATGATCGGGCAAATGGGCTTCGACGCCACGGCATTGCGGGTTTACAGCCAGGTCGAGCGGATCAACCACGTGCACACGCCGGGCAACAGTTCCGGGATTGTTGATGGCGCGGCGCTGATGCTGATCGGCTCCGAGGCCAAGGGCCGGGCGCTGGGCTTGCAGCCGCGAGCGCGAATCGTCGCCACAGCGGTCACCAGCACCGACCCGACCATCATGCTCACCGGCCCTGCGCCGGCCACTCGCAAGGCACTGGCCAAGGCCGGGCTGCGGGTCGAAGACATCGACCTGTTCGAAGTCAACGAAGCATTCGCCTCGGTGGTGCTCAAGTTCATCAAGGACATGGCCATCGACCCCGACAAGGTCAACGTCAACGGCGGCTCCATCGCCATGGGCCACCCGCTCGGCGCCACCGGCTGCGCGATTCTCGGCACGCTGCTCGATGAACTGGAAACCCGGCGCCTGCGCTATGGCTTGGCGACATTGTGTGTCGGCGGCGGCATGGGCATTGCCACCATCATCGAACGCCTCTGA